One part of the Bacteroidia bacterium genome encodes these proteins:
- the nhaD gene encoding sodium:proton antiporter NhaD, whose product MFFAIIACFVLGYLVIVFEHPLKLDKTVPALIMGAMCWALLSTGFYNAILEVIDSHGHIFSFLGEMSHEEAEEGFINTLLHHLGKTAEILVFLIGAMTIVEIIDLHRGFEVLKSYVKTKKKKNLLWILGVLAFILSAIIDNLTATIVLVTLLRKLFTSREDRIWFASMVVIAANAGGAWSPIGDVTTTMLWIGKKVSTFGLIEWLVIPSIVCFVVPFFVAGFLKPFQGEIAPKKQKDTEEAQSLLSSRTMLFLGLGAIVFVPIFKTVTHLPPYVGMMLSLGVVWLVSEYIHPEEDFTAERRAQYSAHKALSRIEMSSILFFLGILMAVAALESLVAGGVGTLRYVAESIETAIPNQDIVVILLGICSAIIDNVPLVAASMGMYTDVMDAKIWHFIAFAAGTGGSMLIIGSAAGVAAMGMEKIDFIWYLKKIAWLAFIGFFAGCMTFLAMYSLLGGA is encoded by the coding sequence ATGTTTTTCGCAATTATCGCATGCTTTGTACTGGGCTATCTCGTCATAGTATTTGAGCATCCGCTTAAATTGGACAAAACAGTGCCAGCCCTCATCATGGGTGCAATGTGCTGGGCGCTGCTCTCCACCGGTTTTTATAACGCCATTCTCGAAGTCATCGATTCTCATGGACACATCTTCTCCTTTCTGGGAGAAATGAGCCATGAAGAAGCCGAAGAAGGCTTTATCAATACCCTTCTTCATCATCTTGGGAAAACCGCAGAAATTCTGGTCTTCCTGATTGGTGCCATGACGATTGTGGAGATTATCGATTTGCACAGGGGATTCGAAGTACTGAAGAGCTATGTAAAGACTAAAAAGAAAAAGAACCTTCTATGGATTCTTGGTGTTTTGGCCTTTATCCTCTCAGCTATCATCGACAATCTTACGGCAACGATCGTATTAGTTACCCTCCTGAGAAAACTATTCACAAGTAGAGAGGATCGTATCTGGTTTGCCAGTATGGTTGTTATTGCAGCCAATGCAGGTGGAGCCTGGTCTCCTATCGGGGATGTGACGACTACCATGCTTTGGATCGGTAAAAAGGTAAGTACTTTTGGCCTGATCGAATGGTTGGTGATCCCTTCTATTGTTTGTTTTGTGGTTCCTTTCTTTGTGGCAGGATTCCTCAAACCTTTCCAGGGAGAGATTGCTCCTAAAAAACAAAAAGATACAGAAGAAGCCCAGTCCCTGTTGAGTAGCAGAACTATGCTGTTCTTAGGACTCGGAGCCATTGTTTTTGTTCCCATTTTCAAAACGGTAACGCATCTTCCTCCCTATGTGGGTATGATGCTCAGTTTGGGAGTCGTATGGCTGGTTTCTGAATATATACATCCTGAAGAGGATTTCACTGCGGAAAGAAGGGCTCAATACTCAGCTCACAAGGCATTGTCCAGAATTGAGATGTCCTCAATTTTATTTTTCCTCGGGATCCTTATGGCTGTTGCCGCTCTGGAAAGTTTGGTAGCTGGAGGTGTAGGAACCCTCAGATATGTTGCAGAGTCTATTGAGACAGCTATTCCGAACCAGGATATAGTGGTAATACTTTTAGGTATTTGTTCAGCAATCATTGATAATGTACCGCTCGTTGCTGCCTCTATGGGTATGTACACCGATGTTATGGATGCCAAAATCTGGCACTTCATTGCTTTCGCAGCAGGAACAGGTGGAAGTATGTTGATTATTGGTTCTGCGGCAGGTGTTGCAGCAATGGGAATGGAGAAGATTGACTTTATCTGGTACTTGAAGAAGATAGCCTGGTTGGCCTTTATCGGATTCTTTGCAGGATGTATGACCTTCCTGGCTATGTACAGTCTTTTGGGAGGTGCATAG
- a CDS encoding alkaline phosphatase D family protein — MKPFYHGVASGDPLPDRVIIWTRLTPETQLPKVEVSWEIAEDAEFLQTANKGVFETGPERDYTVKVDVEGLEAGKEYYYRFSALRSTSPTGHTKTASTDAEALKMAVVSCSNYEWGYFNAYARIAEEKGLDAVLHLGDYIYEYGPGRYGDTTIGRINIPAHEIVSMQDYRDRYAQYRLDPDLQAVHAAHPFIAIWDDHEITNNSYKDGAQNHQEDEGSYEDRKAIAKQVYYEWLPIRESETHYRKFSFGGLADLLMLDERLAGRTQQADSTSDPRRDMEEMSMLGKEQLQWFEENLKASTAKWKLIGNQVIYSYLDWGYETFRLNMDGWDGYPVEQEKVARIIQDNKIENVVFLTGDTHTSWAIEATNKPKSYDPANSNGAFAVEFGAMSVNSANSDERDIPLAAIKLHESNIVNSELNPHLKFTNMRDHGYLMLELSQEKAKARFHFVETNRERTKKMKPSVAFEVLSGGVKLQKLE; from the coding sequence ATGAAACCATTTTATCATGGAGTTGCTTCCGGTGATCCCCTTCCTGATCGGGTCATTATCTGGACAAGGTTAACTCCTGAAACTCAGTTACCCAAAGTTGAAGTAAGCTGGGAGATTGCAGAGGATGCTGAATTTTTACAAACGGCAAATAAAGGAGTGTTTGAAACCGGACCAGAAAGAGACTATACTGTCAAAGTAGATGTTGAAGGATTAGAAGCTGGCAAGGAGTATTACTATCGCTTTTCCGCATTAAGGAGTACTTCTCCAACCGGCCATACCAAAACAGCTAGTACAGATGCAGAAGCCCTTAAAATGGCTGTAGTAAGCTGCAGCAATTACGAATGGGGTTATTTCAATGCCTATGCTCGTATTGCAGAAGAAAAAGGCCTGGATGCTGTCTTGCATTTGGGAGATTACATTTATGAATATGGCCCTGGAAGGTATGGAGATACTACTATCGGCAGGATCAATATTCCCGCGCATGAAATTGTAAGCATGCAGGATTATCGGGATCGTTATGCACAATATCGTCTCGATCCGGATCTACAGGCGGTTCATGCAGCTCATCCCTTTATTGCCATTTGGGACGATCATGAGATCACCAATAATTCCTATAAAGACGGTGCGCAAAACCATCAGGAAGACGAAGGTTCTTATGAAGATCGGAAAGCTATCGCCAAACAAGTCTATTATGAATGGTTGCCGATTAGAGAAAGTGAAACCCATTATCGAAAATTCTCCTTTGGAGGCCTTGCGGATTTATTGATGTTGGATGAAAGATTGGCCGGACGTACTCAGCAAGCAGATAGTACCAGTGATCCACGAAGGGATATGGAGGAAATGAGTATGCTTGGGAAAGAGCAATTGCAATGGTTTGAAGAAAATCTGAAAGCCTCCACAGCCAAATGGAAATTGATCGGTAATCAGGTGATTTATTCTTATCTGGATTGGGGTTATGAAACCTTTAGGCTAAATATGGATGGATGGGATGGCTATCCGGTTGAACAGGAAAAAGTAGCTCGAATTATTCAGGATAATAAGATTGAAAATGTAGTCTTTTTAACGGGAGATACCCATACCAGTTGGGCCATAGAAGCGACCAATAAACCCAAGTCGTACGACCCTGCAAATTCGAATGGAGCATTTGCCGTAGAATTTGGAGCCATGAGTGTGAACTCTGCCAATTCAGACGAAAGAGATATACCACTAGCTGCCATCAAGCTACACGAAAGCAATATTGTGAACTCCGAGCTAAATCCCCATTTGAAATTCACCAATATGCGGGACCACGGCTATTTGATGCTGGAACTAAGTCAGGAGAAAGCCAAAGCCCGTTTTCATTTTGTCGAGACTAACCGGGAAAGGACGAAGAAGATGAAGCCCTCTGTTGCCTTTGAAGTCCTGTCAGGAGGAGTGAAGCTCCAAAAGCTCGAGTAA
- the eat gene encoding ethanolamine permease, whose amino-acid sequence MNSTTQELKRSLGPVTLWGLGVGYVISGMYFGWNLGLPVGGSGGLAIATVFITLMYITFTFSYTELACAIPKAGGAFDYATRALGKDWGFIGGMAQNIEFIFAPPAIAFAIGAYVELFFEVPSLAIGGYELPWVAILAYFIFTGLNISGVEAAAKFELFITIIAVAGLLLFAGTTLPEVKWENLSHNAFPNGMGGIFAAIPFAIWFYLAIEGVANVAEETINPQRNVLIGFGSAILTLVILCILTFSASVGVGGWEPVVYEAGSTTTSDAPLPLAIAQVIGENHWIYKSIIIIGLFGLVASFHGIILAAGRASFEFGRVGYAPPALGKVNPKTQTPANALLLNMLIGIIALLTGKTGEIITIACFGALVLYIISMLSLFALRKKEVDLDRPFKVPLYPIFPALALIIASVALLAITIYNLNLALIFFLIMGISYGAYWFLIRSKN is encoded by the coding sequence ATGAACTCTACTACACAAGAACTCAAGCGTAGCCTGGGTCCTGTTACTTTATGGGGACTCGGAGTAGGCTACGTAATCTCAGGCATGTATTTCGGATGGAATCTGGGGCTTCCCGTAGGAGGAAGTGGCGGATTGGCCATAGCCACAGTTTTCATCACTCTCATGTATATCACCTTTACCTTCAGCTATACAGAACTGGCCTGCGCCATTCCCAAAGCAGGAGGAGCGTTTGATTATGCGACCCGAGCATTAGGAAAAGATTGGGGCTTCATTGGAGGAATGGCCCAAAATATTGAATTCATTTTCGCTCCCCCAGCCATAGCATTTGCCATTGGAGCCTATGTCGAACTCTTCTTTGAGGTACCCAGTTTAGCTATTGGAGGGTATGAGCTCCCCTGGGTAGCGATTTTAGCCTATTTCATTTTTACAGGACTTAATATCTCAGGCGTAGAAGCTGCAGCAAAATTTGAACTATTCATCACCATCATTGCTGTTGCCGGTTTGCTACTTTTCGCAGGCACGACTCTACCGGAAGTCAAATGGGAAAACCTCAGCCACAATGCTTTCCCTAATGGTATGGGAGGTATTTTTGCAGCCATTCCCTTTGCTATCTGGTTTTATCTCGCTATAGAAGGAGTCGCCAATGTAGCAGAGGAAACCATCAATCCTCAAAGAAATGTCCTCATCGGTTTTGGCTCTGCAATACTAACCCTGGTCATCCTTTGTATCCTTACGTTCTCTGCTTCAGTTGGTGTGGGAGGATGGGAACCAGTGGTTTATGAAGCGGGTTCGACAACTACTTCAGATGCTCCCCTTCCTTTAGCCATCGCACAGGTGATAGGAGAAAATCACTGGATCTATAAGAGTATCATCATCATTGGCCTGTTTGGTCTGGTAGCTTCTTTCCATGGTATCATCCTGGCAGCAGGTAGAGCAAGCTTTGAATTTGGTCGCGTCGGATATGCCCCTCCGGCTTTGGGCAAAGTAAATCCCAAAACTCAAACTCCCGCCAATGCACTGCTACTGAATATGCTGATTGGTATCATCGCCCTGCTTACGGGAAAAACCGGAGAAATCATTACCATTGCCTGTTTTGGTGCTTTAGTACTCTATATTATCTCTATGCTTTCCCTTTTTGCTTTAAGGAAAAAGGAGGTTGATCTCGATCGCCCTTTCAAAGTCCCTTTATATCCTATTTTCCCAGCGCTTGCACTCATAATAGCCTCAGTTGCACTCTTGGCCATTACGATTTACAACTTGAATCTCGCTCTGATTTTTTTCCTGATTATGGGGATTTCATATGGTGCATACTGGTTTTTGATAAGAAGCAAAAATTAA
- a CDS encoding GNAT family N-acetyltransferase, giving the protein MKHSISLSSGEIVEIREARKSDAASLITYVNQVGGESDFLTFGGGEFSKTVEEEEAIIENHRRALNRIFLIAEIEGEIAGILNVNAGAKARMQHIGTFGITVQKKYWGYGIGSLLMKAMIDWAKANPIIRKINLEVLTDNPSAIALYKKFGFEIEGTIRRSLFLDGKFSDSYAMGLLID; this is encoded by the coding sequence ATGAAACATAGCATAAGCTTATCATCCGGTGAAATCGTAGAAATCAGGGAAGCGCGAAAATCCGACGCCGCTTCCCTGATCACTTACGTCAATCAGGTCGGGGGCGAAAGTGATTTCCTGACCTTTGGAGGAGGCGAATTCAGCAAAACAGTCGAAGAAGAAGAAGCCATTATTGAAAATCATCGACGGGCTTTGAACCGTATTTTTCTTATTGCAGAAATCGAGGGAGAAATAGCGGGGATTTTGAATGTAAATGCTGGAGCAAAAGCCCGCATGCAACATATAGGCACTTTTGGGATCACCGTTCAGAAGAAATACTGGGGCTACGGGATCGGTAGTTTGCTGATGAAAGCGATGATTGATTGGGCGAAAGCAAATCCTATCATTCGCAAAATCAATCTGGAAGTATTGACCGATAATCCCTCTGCTATTGCTCTTTACAAAAAATTCGGCTTTGAAATAGAAGGTACCATCCGGAGATCCTTATTTCTGGATGGGAAATTTTCTGATTCCTATGCCATGGGTCTGTTGATTGATTAG
- a CDS encoding proline--tRNA ligase: MKFSNLFGRTLRDDQREADVVSHNLLLRAGYVRQLASGIFSYLHFGQKSMRKIEAIIREEMDAIGGDEIVMPIVHPAEIWQKTGRWYDIDESMVRFKDRGDRDMVLAMTHEEVVATLASKEIETYKQLPKMVYQIYTKFRDEVRSRGGLIRVREFTMKDSYSLDRDMQGLQEQYAAHYEAYFRIFRRAGLPSVAILSDTGIMGGRKAHEYMYLTPIGEDTIFICEQSGYMANKEVAAFRKTYKKELPKEIEKVLTPEKSSIADLAEFLGVKEEDTAKIVFFYGNVQEEDKLIMAVVRGDMEANPNKIQNILGVKNMRTATTEEIHAVKAVPGYASPIGIDRDKALVIVDDWIANSNNLVTGANELNFHYLNSCYGRDYKADSIGDIVSAYEGAPCPISEGDQKLISVRGIEIGNIFQLGTRYTSAMGAFYNDIDGKSKPIFMGSYGIGIGRMLACLAEEYNDEQGLYLPISIAPYEVIIVGLLDNEEVAKAAEELYRDLRAEGIEVIYDNRDSKSASAGVKFRDAELIGIPIRLTASKRSLKEGAFELKMRRGEGKGDLIPKDQIVAEVQKRILELNVRLEERMRPEEE; encoded by the coding sequence ATGAAATTCAGCAACCTATTTGGAAGGACCCTCCGTGATGATCAGAGAGAGGCGGATGTGGTCTCCCACAATTTACTGCTCAGGGCTGGATACGTGAGGCAATTGGCCTCCGGTATTTTCAGCTATCTGCATTTCGGCCAAAAAAGTATGAGAAAAATCGAAGCCATTATTCGAGAGGAAATGGATGCGATTGGTGGAGACGAAATTGTGATGCCGATTGTGCACCCGGCAGAGATCTGGCAGAAAACAGGACGCTGGTATGACATAGACGAATCCATGGTTCGATTTAAAGATCGGGGAGATCGTGACATGGTCCTGGCAATGACGCATGAAGAAGTAGTCGCAACTTTAGCCAGCAAAGAAATCGAAACCTATAAGCAATTGCCCAAAATGGTGTATCAGATATATACCAAGTTCAGGGATGAAGTCCGATCCAGAGGAGGTTTGATTCGGGTTCGGGAATTTACCATGAAGGACAGTTATTCTTTGGATAGAGATATGCAAGGACTTCAGGAGCAATACGCTGCTCATTACGAAGCCTATTTCAGAATCTTTAGAAGAGCGGGTTTGCCCTCTGTGGCCATTTTGAGTGATACAGGAATAATGGGGGGAAGAAAGGCTCATGAATATATGTACCTGACACCTATTGGAGAGGACACCATTTTTATTTGCGAGCAAAGTGGATATATGGCCAATAAGGAAGTTGCTGCCTTTCGGAAAACCTATAAAAAGGAGCTGCCTAAAGAAATAGAAAAGGTACTCACTCCGGAAAAATCAAGCATTGCAGATCTCGCAGAATTTCTTGGAGTAAAAGAAGAGGATACAGCCAAAATTGTTTTCTTTTATGGGAATGTGCAAGAAGAAGATAAGCTTATCATGGCGGTAGTTAGAGGAGATATGGAAGCCAATCCCAACAAAATTCAGAATATACTGGGAGTAAAAAATATGAGAACTGCAACGACAGAGGAGATTCATGCGGTGAAGGCAGTTCCGGGTTATGCCTCTCCTATTGGTATAGATCGGGATAAAGCTCTTGTGATCGTGGATGACTGGATTGCTAATAGCAATAATTTGGTTACCGGAGCAAATGAGCTCAATTTTCATTATCTGAATTCTTGTTACGGCAGGGATTACAAAGCGGATTCTATTGGAGACATCGTATCAGCTTATGAAGGTGCCCCCTGCCCTATTTCCGAAGGAGATCAGAAACTCATTTCTGTCCGAGGAATTGAAATTGGAAATATCTTCCAATTGGGCACGCGCTATACCTCAGCTATGGGAGCCTTTTACAATGATATTGATGGCAAATCAAAGCCCATATTCATGGGTTCATATGGTATAGGAATTGGGCGAATGCTTGCCTGCCTGGCTGAAGAATACAATGATGAACAGGGCCTTTACCTGCCTATCAGCATCGCCCCTTATGAAGTAATCATAGTTGGGCTTTTGGACAATGAGGAAGTAGCTAAAGCTGCAGAAGAATTATACCGTGACCTACGGGCAGAAGGCATAGAAGTAATCTATGACAATAGAGATAGTAAATCTGCTTCGGCCGGCGTTAAATTCAGGGATGCAGAATTGATTGGCATTCCCATCAGGCTGACAGCTTCCAAGCGATCCTTGAAAGAGGGAGCATTCGAATTGAAAATGAGACGAGGAGAAGGTAAAGGAGATTTGATTCCCAAAGATCAGATTGTTGCAGAAGTACAAAAGCGTATACTGGAACTTAATGTCAGATTGGAAGAACGCATGCGCCCGGAAGAGGAATAA
- a CDS encoding formyltransferase family protein, which yields MNSTKKIAVFGCKSTTQFILEALQEKYSVDCLISIDREKGQHMKVADYQDLQAYAASQGIDFYQAKKYSLKSEEDHSFLAERKIDIAFVVGWQRLIPENILKTFSTGAFGMHGSAMNLPLGRGRSPMNWSIIEGKKMFYTNLFMYDAGVDSGSVLDSYKFSINEYDTGETMHFKNTLSMKHLILKNMDRLISGNFSLEKQPDIPASYYPKRTETDSLIEWGEDVYQIERFIRAVAPPFNGAYTFLNGNKIRILRANVFDHQDFGYSQETSGKILEVFPNGKFLVKCYGGLLLVHEFEGKASPEKGEILNQGLEEKKVFPRNAFGGFDIYENE from the coding sequence ATGAACTCGACTAAAAAGATTGCAGTATTTGGCTGTAAATCTACCACACAATTTATCCTGGAAGCCTTACAGGAGAAGTATTCCGTAGATTGCCTGATAAGTATTGACAGAGAGAAAGGCCAGCATATGAAAGTGGCCGACTACCAGGATTTGCAAGCCTATGCAGCATCTCAGGGCATCGATTTTTATCAGGCAAAAAAATACAGCCTCAAATCAGAGGAGGACCATTCTTTTCTGGCAGAAAGGAAGATCGATATTGCCTTTGTGGTCGGTTGGCAAAGACTCATTCCTGAAAACATCCTCAAGACTTTCAGTACAGGAGCTTTTGGCATGCATGGAAGCGCCATGAATTTACCCTTGGGAAGAGGGCGTTCTCCCATGAACTGGTCCATCATAGAAGGTAAAAAGATGTTCTACACTAATCTGTTCATGTATGATGCAGGAGTAGATTCAGGTTCGGTACTGGATAGCTACAAATTTAGCATCAATGAATACGATACGGGCGAAACGATGCACTTCAAAAATACCCTTTCGATGAAGCATCTTATCCTCAAGAATATGGATCGTCTCATCAGTGGCAATTTCAGCCTGGAAAAACAGCCAGACATTCCTGCATCTTATTATCCCAAACGTACAGAAACCGATAGCCTGATAGAATGGGGAGAGGATGTGTACCAAATCGAACGTTTTATTCGTGCAGTGGCCCCTCCTTTTAATGGAGCCTATACTTTTCTGAATGGAAATAAAATCCGAATCCTACGCGCCAATGTATTCGATCATCAGGATTTTGGCTACAGTCAGGAGACCTCCGGGAAAATTCTGGAAGTATTTCCCAATGGAAAGTTCCTGGTCAAATGCTATGGAGGACTTTTACTGGTGCATGAATTTGAAGGAAAAGCTAGTCCTGAGAAAGGAGAAATATTGAATCAGGGATTAGAAGAAAAAAAGGTTTTTCCCCGCAATGCATTTGGCGGCTTCGATATCTATGAAAATGAATGA
- a CDS encoding DUF2235 domain-containing protein gives MRNTFKPDFRVNTRTLPRRLIFCFDGTWNDPSDAYEKGSDVTNIFKTYEAAVDDDQQKKFYYEGVGTGGEFDKYLGGLTGKGADRIKNEAFIDLVHNFKPGDRIFITGFSRGAAIARMFAQLIHKEGIPEELRFTNKKRKFKTKGNVIARPKVEMMGIYDTVASFGLPSDIAGIPFQQINLFKNFDISSTTQKVVHLLAVHEGRNTFKPTLCNHREGVEEIWFPGVHADVGGGYADRGISDIALDYMLNSFKDLGVKFQTEKLKEVKPNLTGNIHDKVKEEYALKLVHREIEVWEKGKTSSLPPKVHQSVWDRIKRFGENVPSHVKKVETNFLAVGESPNVSTANMS, from the coding sequence ATGCGCAATACATTCAAACCAGATTTCAGAGTCAATACCAGGACACTGCCCCGCAGATTGATTTTTTGCTTCGACGGTACCTGGAATGATCCTTCCGATGCCTATGAAAAGGGATCTGATGTAACCAATATTTTTAAGACCTATGAAGCCGCTGTTGATGATGATCAACAGAAGAAGTTTTATTATGAAGGAGTAGGGACAGGCGGAGAGTTTGACAAATATTTGGGAGGTCTTACAGGCAAAGGGGCTGATCGAATCAAGAATGAAGCCTTCATCGATTTGGTACATAACTTCAAACCCGGAGATAGAATCTTTATCACAGGATTTAGTCGAGGAGCAGCAATCGCTCGTATGTTTGCCCAACTCATCCACAAAGAAGGTATACCCGAGGAATTGAGATTTACCAATAAGAAAAGAAAGTTTAAAACCAAAGGGAATGTCATTGCCCGTCCCAAAGTTGAGATGATGGGGATTTATGATACCGTTGCTTCTTTTGGTCTTCCTAGTGATATCGCTGGTATTCCATTTCAGCAAATCAACCTGTTCAAAAACTTCGACATCAGCAGCACCACCCAAAAGGTTGTCCATTTGCTCGCAGTCCATGAGGGGCGTAATACCTTTAAGCCGACTCTTTGTAATCATAGGGAAGGAGTTGAGGAAATTTGGTTTCCCGGCGTTCATGCAGATGTAGGGGGAGGATATGCAGATAGAGGAATTTCTGATATTGCCCTGGACTATATGCTCAATAGTTTTAAGGATTTGGGAGTGAAATTCCAGACTGAAAAGCTGAAAGAGGTAAAGCCCAATCTTACCGGCAATATTCATGACAAAGTGAAGGAAGAATATGCTTTGAAATTGGTCCATCGTGAAATCGAAGTTTGGGAGAAGGGCAAAACGAGTTCACTTCCTCCTAAAGTTCATCAAAGTGTTTGGGACAGGATCAAAAGATTTGGAGAGAATGTACCTTCCCATGTTAAAAAAGTTGAAACTAACTTTCTCGCTGTAGGAGAATCGCCCAATGTCTCCACGGCAAATATGAGTTAA
- a CDS encoding acetyl-CoA C-acetyltransferase — MEAYIYDAIRTVRGKGNRKGALIGFTPTYLATSLLTELKEKHDLDTELVEDVILGCVTQVMDQGANIAKTAAQQSGYGDHLCGVSLNRFCGSGLEAINQAAASVRAGFSDLLVAGGVESMSRVKMGSDGGALLMDPAVALPGHAIPQGISADLIASKYGFNRNDVDEFAYISQMRATEAEKAGRFTSRIPIRDINHVTVLDTDENIRPQTTVEALGTLKPSFEMMGQMAGFDAVAIDRYPEIERINHVHHAGNSSAIVDGAAVALIGNKEAGAKIGLKPRARIRAAAVYGTDPTMMLVGPAPASRKALKQAGMNKEDIDLFEVNEAFAVVPMRFMQDLGVSHDKVNVNGGAIALGHPLGATGCMLMGTLIDELERQDKSTGLVTLCIGGGMGIATIIERV; from the coding sequence ATGGAAGCTTATATTTATGATGCCATTCGTACGGTACGTGGCAAAGGCAATAGAAAAGGTGCGTTAATCGGATTTACGCCAACTTATTTGGCTACTAGTCTGCTTACTGAGCTTAAAGAAAAGCATGATCTTGACACCGAATTGGTCGAAGATGTCATTCTGGGATGTGTAACTCAGGTGATGGATCAGGGAGCAAATATTGCTAAAACTGCTGCCCAACAATCTGGCTATGGGGATCATCTTTGTGGAGTTAGTTTGAACCGCTTTTGTGGTTCCGGTTTAGAAGCGATCAATCAGGCTGCAGCTTCAGTAAGAGCGGGCTTTTCTGATCTGTTGGTTGCTGGTGGAGTCGAAAGTATGTCACGTGTGAAAATGGGTTCTGATGGAGGAGCTTTATTGATGGATCCTGCGGTTGCATTGCCCGGTCATGCTATTCCTCAGGGAATCTCTGCGGATCTGATTGCCAGTAAATATGGTTTTAATAGAAATGATGTAGATGAATTTGCCTATATCTCTCAAATGAGAGCTACCGAAGCAGAAAAAGCCGGCAGATTTACCTCTAGAATTCCGATTAGAGACATCAATCATGTAACGGTTCTGGATACGGATGAAAATATTCGTCCTCAGACTACGGTAGAAGCTTTAGGAACACTTAAGCCTTCTTTTGAAATGATGGGCCAAATGGCTGGCTTTGATGCGGTAGCGATAGATAGGTATCCGGAAATTGAGCGAATCAATCACGTGCACCATGCCGGAAACTCTTCGGCTATTGTAGATGGTGCGGCAGTCGCACTTATCGGAAATAAAGAAGCGGGAGCTAAAATTGGATTAAAGCCTCGTGCCCGTATCAGAGCAGCAGCAGTATATGGAACTGATCCGACGATGATGTTGGTGGGACCTGCTCCTGCAAGTCGCAAGGCTCTCAAGCAGGCTGGAATGAATAAAGAGGATATCGACCTTTTTGAGGTAAATGAAGCCTTCGCGGTTGTACCCATGCGTTTTATGCAAGATTTGGGTGTTTCGCATGATAAGGTAAATGTAAATGGCGGAGCGATTGCACTTGGACACCCACTGGGAGCTACTGGATGTATGCTCATGGGTACCTTGATTGACGAATTGGAACGTCAGGACAAATCAACCGGCCTCGTAACCCTTTGCATTGGTGGAGGAATGGGAATCGCAACAATTATTGAAAGGGTTTAA